Sequence from the Streptomyces peucetius genome:
CGCCTGCGGCGTGCCGGTGTCCATGACTGCTCTCCCCCAGCGCTCTGTCGGAACCAGGAGATCCTAGCGGGAACCGAGCGCCTGTTCGCCTGCTGCCCGCATCTCCCGCAAAGGTGCCGGTGAGCGGCCCGTCATCCGCTCGACCTGGAACACCGCCTGGTGGACGAGGAGGTCGAGTCCTCCCACGACCCTGCCGCCGTTGCCCGACCAGGCCGCCGCGAGGGCCGTCGGCCACGGTTCGTACAGCACGTCGAAGAGGGTGCCGGGAGCGGCTGGGATCTGGTCGGCGAGGGCGTCCGTCGTACCGGCGGGCGTCGTGGCGATCACCAGCGGGGCGCGCAGCGCCTCGGGCGCGTCCGACCAGTCCGCGATGCGCACGTCCACCCCGAGGCGCTCGCCCCAGCCGCGCATCTCGGCGGCCCGGGCCTCACTGCGCACATACGCGGTGACGGGGCCGGTGCAGACACGGGCGAGGGCGGCGAGCGCAGAGGACGCGGTGGCGCCGGCGCCGAGGATCCCGGCGGAGTCCACCTTCTCGACGCCGCGCTCCCGCAGCGCGGCGATCATCCCGGGGATGTCGGTGTTGTCGCCGAGACGGCGGCCGTCCTCGGTGAACACCACCGTGTTGACGGCCTCGACGGAGGCCGCCGTGTCGCTGATCCCGTCGAGCAGCGGGATGATCGCCCGCTTCAGCGGCATGGTCAGCGACAGTCCGGCCCAGGTCGCGTCCAGCCCGGCGACGAACCCGGGCAGCGCGGCCTCGTCGACCTCGAACCGGTCGTAGGACCAGGCGGTCAGGCCGAGCGCGGCATAAGCGGCGCGGTGCAGCACCGGGGAGAGAGAGTGCGCGATGGGCGAGCCGAGCACCGCTGCGCGGTTGCGGGACGGAGTCATCAGTTGCCCCGCGAGTCGTTGAACTTGTCCACCAGCTTCTGGTGTTCGGCGAGCGTCTTGGCGAACTCGGTCTTCTTCATCCCGTCGGTCGCCACGAAGTAGAGCCAGCCGTCGTCCGTCGGATTGAGGGCCGCCGTCAGGGCCTCGTTGCCGGGGTTGCTGATGGGCCCCGGGGTCAGACCCCTCTGGGTGTACGTGTTGTACGGGTCCTGGTTGCTGTTGATCTCGTCCTCAGAGATGTCGATCTTGCTCTGACCCTTGAGGTAGTTGAACGCGGAGTCGAACTGCAGCAGCTGGTTCGTCTCCGTGTTGTCGGGCTTGAGACGGTTGTAGATGACCTCGGACATCTT
This genomic interval carries:
- a CDS encoding shikimate dehydrogenase translates to MTPSRNRAAVLGSPIAHSLSPVLHRAAYAALGLTAWSYDRFEVDEAALPGFVAGLDATWAGLSLTMPLKRAIIPLLDGISDTAASVEAVNTVVFTEDGRRLGDNTDIPGMIAALRERGVEKVDSAGILGAGATASSALAALARVCTGPVTAYVRSEARAAEMRGWGERLGVDVRIADWSDAPEALRAPLVIATTPAGTTDALADQIPAAPGTLFDVLYEPWPTALAAAWSGNGGRVVGGLDLLVHQAVFQVERMTGRSPAPLREMRAAGEQALGSR